One window of Halosolutus amylolyticus genomic DNA carries:
- a CDS encoding ABC transporter ATP-binding protein: MTVRDTRRPTSREGAGTPLGEDVAADASSRSPAEKRAVDEGSEPTRNASGSGETSTMEGRDVAVSVTGLCKRFGDGPDAITAVDDVSFDVETGSIVGLLGPNGAGKTTLIKSILGMVLPDAGSVRIRGVDVYDRPRKAYASVDAMLEGARNDYWRLTVRENLRYFATISGVDPASVRDRHERLLAQLGLADRADVPVRDLSRGMKQKVSLASVLAGGAAVVFLDEPTLGLDVESSRTLQRELRRLVEQEGLTVVLSSHDMDVVETVCDRVLIMSDGEIVADDSVDALLSGTDRHRVQITSRDLDAAIVSTLRDRFETIGVDPRDSGARIDVTTDGDGLYELLGHLRAENVRLDRVRTIEPDLEDVFVDLTSIEREDR; this comes from the coding sequence GTGACCGTGCGAGACACCCGTAGGCCGACGAGCAGGGAGGGTGCCGGCACCCCGCTCGGCGAGGACGTGGCTGCGGACGCCTCCAGTCGGTCCCCGGCCGAGAAGAGAGCCGTCGACGAGGGATCCGAACCGACCCGCAACGCCTCCGGCAGTGGCGAGACGTCGACGATGGAGGGTCGCGACGTCGCCGTTTCCGTTACGGGGCTGTGCAAGCGGTTCGGCGACGGCCCGGACGCGATTACCGCCGTCGACGACGTCAGTTTCGACGTCGAAACCGGATCGATCGTCGGACTGCTGGGGCCCAACGGGGCCGGGAAGACGACGCTCATCAAGTCGATTCTCGGAATGGTCCTGCCGGACGCGGGCTCCGTTCGGATCCGGGGCGTCGACGTCTACGATCGACCCCGGAAAGCCTACGCGTCCGTCGACGCGATGCTCGAGGGTGCGCGCAACGATTACTGGCGCCTGACCGTCCGGGAGAATCTGCGGTACTTCGCCACGATCAGCGGCGTCGACCCGGCCTCGGTACGCGATCGCCACGAGCGACTGCTCGCCCAGCTGGGGCTCGCCGACAGGGCGGACGTCCCCGTCCGCGACCTCTCGCGCGGGATGAAACAGAAGGTGTCGCTGGCCAGCGTCCTCGCCGGCGGCGCAGCGGTCGTCTTCCTCGACGAGCCGACGCTGGGTCTGGATGTCGAGAGTTCGCGAACGCTCCAGCGGGAGTTGCGACGCCTCGTCGAGCAAGAGGGGCTCACCGTCGTCCTCAGTAGCCACGACATGGACGTCGTCGAGACGGTGTGCGATCGCGTCCTCATCATGTCCGACGGGGAGATCGTGGCGGACGATTCCGTCGACGCCCTGCTCTCCGGGACCGACAGACACCGCGTGCAGATCACGAGTCGCGACCTCGACGCGGCGATCGTGTCGACCCTCCGGGACCGGTTCGAGACGATCGGCGTCGACCCACGCGACAGCGGTGCCCGGATCGACGTGACGACGGACGGCGACGGACTGTACGAGTTGCTGGGCCACCTCCGCGCCGAGAACGTCAGGCTCGATCGCGTGCGGACGATCGAACCGGACCTCGAGGACGTGTTCGTCGACCTGACGTCGATCGAACGGGAGGACCGATGA
- a CDS encoding threonine synthase, whose product MTPSTVCYRCDRTYRDTDRVRCDCGEPLWFDIDSHGFDLNDRGDGRGLSHYAGALPLSELEGLATAAGNTPLIRSQPLDEVAGCRVFVKDEGGNPTGSYKDRGSAIAVSRALDRSDNAVGTVSYGNMAMSTAAHAASRGRECVVLVPDDIPPGRLELIGQYDPTILRVEGDYGGLYDEVLELSRELPVSFLLSDAPGRISGYKTALFEIYEAMTPATPDAIALPASSGGFASGIWRGILDLQTAGVIDDPPRLYLVQTAASDPITRAFEADRDAVSALPPEDVGETIAHSIGNPDPPSGTRALTAVRETGGAVCSVTDDEIRTAKRQFARRSGFCVEPASAAPLAGVAQLTERGAIDRDESVVLVPTGTGFKEMGTGTEAVRTETVARSGLSSQLESRLST is encoded by the coding sequence ATGACTCCGTCGACGGTCTGCTATCGGTGCGATCGGACCTATCGGGACACCGATCGGGTTCGGTGCGACTGTGGGGAACCGCTCTGGTTCGATATCGACTCGCACGGGTTCGACCTAAATGACCGCGGGGACGGACGTGGGCTGTCGCACTACGCGGGGGCTCTCCCACTCTCCGAACTCGAAGGGCTCGCCACGGCCGCCGGAAACACGCCGCTGATCCGAAGCCAGCCGCTCGACGAGGTCGCCGGTTGTCGGGTGTTCGTCAAGGACGAGGGGGGAAATCCGACCGGCTCGTACAAGGATCGGGGAAGTGCGATCGCGGTCTCGCGGGCGCTCGACCGGAGCGACAACGCCGTCGGGACGGTCTCCTACGGGAACATGGCGATGAGTACCGCCGCCCACGCTGCCAGCCGTGGCCGCGAGTGTGTCGTCCTCGTGCCCGACGATATCCCGCCCGGCCGTCTGGAACTGATCGGCCAGTACGATCCGACGATCCTGCGGGTCGAGGGGGACTACGGGGGGCTGTACGACGAGGTACTGGAACTGAGCCGGGAACTGCCGGTCTCGTTCCTGCTCAGCGATGCCCCAGGTCGGATCAGCGGCTACAAGACCGCGCTGTTCGAGATCTACGAGGCGATGACTCCCGCGACGCCCGATGCGATCGCACTCCCGGCCAGTTCGGGCGGGTTCGCCAGCGGGATCTGGCGCGGGATCCTCGACCTCCAGACCGCCGGGGTGATCGACGATCCGCCGCGACTGTATCTCGTCCAGACGGCCGCGTCGGATCCGATCACCCGCGCGTTCGAGGCGGATCGAGACGCGGTCTCGGCGCTGCCACCCGAGGACGTCGGGGAGACGATCGCCCACTCGATCGGGAACCCGGACCCGCCCAGCGGCACTCGGGCGCTAACCGCAGTCAGGGAGACGGGCGGTGCAGTGTGTTCCGTTACCGACGACGAGATCCGGACGGCGAAGCGCCAGTTCGCACGGCGGAGCGGGTTCTGCGTCGAACCGGCGTCGGCGGCACCGCTCGCGGGGGTCGCCCAACTGACCGAGCGCGGCGCGATCGATCGGGACGAGTCGGTCGTGCTCGTTCCGACTGGAACGGGATTCAAGGAGATGGGTACCGGGACGGAGGCCGTCCGAACGGAGACCGTGGCCCGGTCCGGGCTTTCGTCGCAACTCGAATCCCGTCTCTCGACCTGA
- a CDS encoding polysaccharide deacetylase family protein, which translates to MGTVDVAIGVDADCVAGWLGSYGGADSPADLSRGLAAGNEGIPRMLALFDDQDVETSWYVPGHTIETFRDEIEAVAADGHELGVHGYSHENPTDLSREQEDEILEVSIDLIEDVTGSEPVGHRASWWEFSENTPDLVEKHGFLYDSSLMERMFEPGWMRKGDSWEKIDYDKSPETWMEPYQYGEETDVVEIPISWYRDDIPPMLFIKQPIYHAGYKDPEMMYEQYYKRQFDYLYNRRGAGVYTFTIHPDIHGLPHMIPLFEEFIQYVKGHENAQFVTLETIAEKYKDDPSVYESESDYV; encoded by the coding sequence ATGGGAACCGTAGACGTTGCGATCGGCGTCGACGCGGACTGTGTCGCCGGCTGGCTCGGCTCCTACGGCGGAGCGGACTCCCCCGCGGACCTCTCCCGGGGACTGGCCGCCGGGAACGAGGGGATCCCGCGGATGCTCGCCCTCTTCGACGACCAGGACGTCGAGACGTCGTGGTACGTCCCCGGCCATACGATCGAGACCTTCCGCGACGAGATCGAGGCGGTCGCGGCCGACGGCCACGAACTCGGGGTCCACGGCTACTCCCACGAGAACCCGACCGACCTCTCGCGGGAGCAGGAAGACGAGATCCTCGAAGTGTCGATCGATCTCATCGAGGACGTCACCGGGTCGGAGCCCGTCGGCCACCGGGCGAGCTGGTGGGAGTTCAGCGAGAACACGCCGGACCTGGTCGAGAAGCACGGCTTCCTGTACGACAGCAGCCTCATGGAGCGGATGTTCGAACCGGGCTGGATGCGCAAGGGCGATAGCTGGGAGAAGATCGACTACGACAAGAGTCCCGAGACGTGGATGGAGCCCTACCAGTACGGCGAGGAGACCGACGTCGTCGAAATCCCGATCAGCTGGTACCGGGACGACATCCCCCCGATGCTGTTCATCAAGCAGCCGATCTACCACGCGGGGTACAAGGACCCGGAGATGATGTACGAACAGTACTACAAGCGGCAGTTCGACTACCTGTACAATCGCCGCGGCGCGGGGGTCTACACCTTCACGATCCACCCCGACATCCACGGCCTGCCGCACATGATCCCCCTGTTCGAGGAGTTCATCCAGTACGTCAAGGGCCACGAGAACGCCCAGTTCGTCACCCTCGAGACGATCGCCGAGAAGTACAAAGACGATCCGTCGGTGTACGAGAGCGAGAGCGACTACGTGTAA
- a CDS encoding aldo/keto reductase gives MAHSLAEIDLDFVPLGRTGIQTSELQFGTWRFGRTTEDGSLEISEERAHELLDAYAEAGGRYIDTADVYGGGDSERWIGDWLADRDRERYTIASKLYWQIRDGDPNSKGTNRKNVRHRVDAILDRLDVEYVDVLYIHRWDDATPTRELMKTLNGIVESGKVHYLGASTMRPNAWKVARANAIADAHGWEPFTVLQPRYNLVDREIEGDYLEFARQRDLAVCPWSPLGQGFLTGKYSRDEDLPEESKVAESSRFRESYLTEANFDLHDELDAVAAEVDASPAQVALAWLMHRDGVTAPIVGARTVDQLEENLAAAEIDLSADQVDRLTTAKAGPYQGL, from the coding sequence ATGGCTCACTCACTCGCGGAGATCGATCTCGATTTCGTCCCGCTCGGGCGCACCGGGATCCAGACGAGCGAACTCCAGTTCGGGACGTGGCGGTTCGGCCGGACCACGGAGGACGGCAGTCTCGAAATTTCCGAGGAGCGCGCACACGAACTGCTCGACGCCTACGCCGAGGCCGGCGGCCGGTACATCGACACCGCGGACGTCTACGGCGGCGGCGACAGCGAGCGGTGGATCGGCGACTGGCTCGCCGATCGCGATCGGGAGCGCTACACGATCGCCTCGAAACTGTACTGGCAGATTCGCGACGGCGATCCGAACAGCAAGGGGACGAACCGCAAGAACGTTCGCCACCGCGTCGACGCCATTCTCGATCGACTCGACGTCGAGTACGTCGACGTGCTCTACATCCACCGCTGGGACGACGCGACCCCGACCCGCGAACTGATGAAGACGCTGAACGGGATCGTCGAATCCGGGAAGGTCCACTACCTCGGCGCGTCGACCATGCGGCCGAACGCGTGGAAGGTGGCGCGTGCGAACGCGATCGCCGACGCGCACGGCTGGGAGCCGTTTACCGTTCTTCAGCCGCGGTACAACCTGGTCGATCGCGAGATCGAGGGCGATTACCTCGAGTTCGCCCGCCAGCGCGACCTCGCGGTCTGTCCGTGGAGTCCGCTCGGCCAGGGCTTCCTGACCGGCAAGTACTCGCGCGACGAGGACCTCCCGGAGGAGTCGAAGGTAGCCGAATCGAGTCGATTCAGGGAGTCGTACCTCACCGAGGCGAATTTCGACCTGCACGACGAACTCGACGCGGTCGCCGCGGAGGTCGACGCGTCGCCGGCACAGGTCGCGCTCGCGTGGCTCATGCACCGCGACGGCGTCACCGCGCCGATCGTCGGCGCGCGCACGGTCGACCAGCTCGAAGAGAACCTCGCCGCCGCTGAAATCGACCTCTCCGCGGACCAGGTCGATCGGCTGACGACGGCGAAGGCGGGCCCCTATCAGGGGCTCTGA
- a CDS encoding multicopper oxidase domain-containing protein has protein sequence MSDRIGAPGLGLSRREFVAATGGIAAVTGLAGCTSQGAVQDSEAANSADDSDDSDESDLPWTSSPEVVQVDEQGGSVTLRSVTSRHAVHPMDSMGGPVELPQVWAFQADDRDPSVPGPILRTTEGNDIEVTLDNTDADMPHTLHFHGANKTWENDGVPTTTGITVEPGEKHTYTIPANVPGTHLYHCHYQTHRHIDMGMYGIFRVDPEGYDPADKEYFFTLKDWDSRVNRQMAGEDVDYSPRQRNPDVFTINGKSLPRTLHPEEGSPIIVDHGDTVRLHMVNAGYMSHPMHTHNHRFRLVEKDGGQIPEAAQYEQDVTNVAPAERHTVEFEANADPGIYLMHCHKVDHAMNGNSYPGGMVNGIVYRDAMDTDVFADLMAHAGYEG, from the coding sequence ATGAGTGATCGTATCGGCGCTCCTGGACTCGGACTCTCACGACGTGAATTCGTTGCCGCCACGGGCGGCATCGCGGCAGTAACCGGCCTGGCCGGCTGTACGAGTCAGGGGGCCGTGCAGGACTCCGAGGCGGCGAATTCCGCGGACGATTCCGACGACTCGGACGAATCCGATCTGCCGTGGACGAGTTCTCCCGAGGTCGTACAGGTCGACGAGCAGGGCGGTAGCGTGACGCTGCGATCGGTGACGTCCCGGCACGCCGTCCACCCGATGGACTCGATGGGTGGACCGGTGGAACTCCCGCAGGTCTGGGCGTTCCAGGCCGACGACCGCGACCCGAGCGTTCCGGGGCCGATCCTCCGGACGACCGAGGGCAACGACATCGAGGTCACGCTGGACAACACGGACGCCGATATGCCCCACACGCTCCACTTCCACGGGGCGAACAAGACCTGGGAGAACGACGGCGTGCCGACGACGACCGGAATCACGGTCGAACCCGGCGAGAAACACACCTACACCATCCCCGCGAACGTTCCGGGGACGCACCTCTATCACTGTCACTACCAGACCCATCGCCACATCGACATGGGGATGTACGGCATCTTCCGCGTCGATCCGGAGGGGTACGACCCGGCGGACAAGGAGTATTTCTTCACCCTCAAGGACTGGGACTCGCGCGTGAACCGGCAGATGGCCGGCGAGGACGTCGACTACAGTCCCCGCCAGCGCAACCCAGACGTGTTCACGATCAACGGCAAGAGCCTCCCGCGGACGCTCCACCCCGAGGAAGGGTCGCCGATCATCGTCGATCACGGCGACACGGTTCGCCTCCACATGGTCAACGCGGGCTACATGTCCCACCCCATGCACACGCACAACCACCGGTTCCGGCTCGTCGAGAAAGACGGCGGCCAGATTCCCGAAGCCGCCCAGTACGAACAGGACGTGACCAACGTCGCCCCCGCGGAACGCCACACCGTCGAGTTCGAGGCGAACGCCGACCCCGGTATCTACCTCATGCACTGTCACAAGGTCGACCACGCGATGAACGGGAACTCCTACCCCGGCGGGATGGTCAACGGCATCGTCTACCGCGACGCGATGGATACCGACGTCTTCGCGGATCTCATGGCCCACGCGGGCTACGAGGGCTGA
- a CDS encoding class I SAM-dependent methyltransferase yields the protein MDVPETVTTALADRPVTRRVCLEAGAGVGNTTAGLLAAGASHVYAVTNDRDHATIVRERIQDDAERGDGDDTDRVDGDVADRTAVLEADVRSLPLATDSIELITAHGLFNVLPPASLEPVAAELTRVAAPGCHLVVDDYEPLPDDAAVRELFALENAATELAAGRPALTFYPAAVLRRLFVGYGWQFDRTRTLLDPVPWTASHLEAHADLARTAASEAPSELGEPLSAAADDLATAIGEEAVGEMYSLALQLPIQLDPSPYSSH from the coding sequence ATGGACGTCCCCGAAACGGTTACGACCGCGCTCGCCGATCGTCCCGTCACGAGGCGGGTGTGCCTCGAAGCCGGTGCAGGCGTCGGCAACACGACCGCCGGCCTGCTCGCGGCCGGTGCGAGCCACGTTTACGCCGTCACGAACGACCGCGACCACGCGACCATCGTTCGCGAGCGAATCCAGGACGACGCCGAACGGGGCGACGGCGACGACACCGATCGAGTGGACGGTGACGTCGCCGACCGGACCGCCGTACTGGAGGCAGACGTGCGAAGCCTCCCGCTGGCGACCGATTCGATCGAACTGATCACCGCTCACGGCCTGTTCAACGTGCTTCCGCCAGCGTCGCTTGAACCGGTCGCAGCGGAGCTAACTCGCGTCGCCGCCCCCGGGTGTCATCTCGTCGTCGACGACTACGAACCGCTCCCCGACGACGCCGCGGTCCGGGAACTCTTCGCGCTCGAGAACGCCGCGACGGAACTGGCTGCGGGCCGACCCGCGCTGACGTTCTATCCGGCGGCGGTGCTCCGGCGACTGTTCGTCGGCTACGGGTGGCAGTTCGATCGGACGCGGACGTTGCTGGACCCGGTTCCCTGGACCGCGAGCCACCTCGAGGCCCACGCTGACCTGGCGCGGACTGCGGCGTCGGAGGCGCCGAGCGAACTGGGAGAACCCCTGTCAGCTGCGGCCGACGACCTCGCGACGGCGATCGGCGAGGAGGCGGTCGGGGAGATGTACAGTCTCGCGTTGCAACTGCCCATCCAGCTGGATCCATCGCCCTATAGTAGCCACTGA
- a CDS encoding asparaginase, whose amino-acid sequence MNVTLLSTGGTIASTEAETGAKPTRTGAQLLESIPELESIATLSVEDVARVPSYEMDGETLESIGERVTELDAEPAVDAVVVTHGTDTMEETAYYLDVTAHPATPVVLTGAQRRPDEVSPDGPANLLTAVRAGRAFAERDAGGTFVAFDGTIHGARAVTKTHTSALDAFRSRTAGPVATVDRAGVAVHRPPRSETRSIDATSLAATVFTITSGSAVTGDLVGAALDRDADGLVVEGTGLGNATAGLADAVREAIDSGVPVVVTSRCLEGRVTPVYGGDGGGERLREYGAIFAGDLSAQQARLRLALALAAFDDAAAIRESFAAPDRSSFPDDYT is encoded by the coding sequence ATGAACGTCACCCTTCTCAGCACCGGCGGAACGATCGCGAGTACAGAAGCGGAGACCGGCGCAAAGCCGACCAGAACGGGGGCGCAACTCCTCGAGTCGATCCCTGAACTCGAGTCGATCGCCACGCTCTCGGTCGAGGACGTCGCGCGAGTCCCCAGTTACGAGATGGACGGCGAGACGCTTGAATCGATCGGCGAACGGGTGACCGAACTCGATGCGGAGCCGGCGGTCGACGCCGTCGTCGTGACCCACGGAACGGACACGATGGAGGAGACGGCCTACTACCTCGACGTCACCGCACACCCGGCGACGCCGGTGGTGCTGACGGGTGCCCAGCGCCGTCCGGACGAGGTGAGCCCCGACGGGCCGGCCAATCTCCTGACGGCGGTTCGGGCCGGACGGGCGTTCGCCGAGCGCGACGCCGGCGGGACGTTCGTCGCGTTCGACGGGACGATCCACGGCGCGCGGGCGGTGACGAAGACCCACACGTCCGCGCTCGACGCGTTTCGATCGCGAACCGCGGGCCCGGTCGCGACCGTCGATCGGGCCGGCGTCGCGGTTCACCGCCCGCCGCGGAGCGAGACGCGATCGATCGACGCGACGTCGCTCGCGGCGACCGTCTTCACGATCACGAGCGGGAGCGCCGTCACCGGCGATCTGGTCGGGGCCGCGCTCGATCGCGACGCGGACGGCCTCGTCGTCGAAGGCACGGGGCTGGGAAACGCGACGGCGGGACTCGCCGACGCCGTTCGTGAGGCGATCGATTCGGGCGTCCCCGTCGTCGTCACGTCCCGCTGTCTCGAGGGCCGCGTCACCCCGGTCTACGGCGGCGACGGGGGTGGCGAACGCCTGCGCGAATACGGCGCGATCTTCGCCGGCGATCTGTCCGCCCAGCAGGCCAGGCTTCGACTCGCACTCGCGCTCGCGGCGTTCGACGACGCGGCGGCGATCCGGGAGTCGTTCGCCGCTCCCGACCGCTCGTCGTTCCCTGACGATTACACGTAG
- a CDS encoding ABC transporter permease — MTARRRDASDPPRTAGGAGETPRTAGYYHLARAVLYREFLIFVRYPANAIGGIVVSLFFFGVLFYGGRMVAGQALTDSLEGIIVGYFLWTLSVGAYSSISNDIASEVQWGTLERHVMTPFGFAPVALLKGVAKIVRTFVTSTIILAVMIAISGTTLELPLLTIVVVATLSIVSVLGLGLAAGGVTVLYKQIGNWLNLLQFGFIVLISAPAFDLGWMRYLPLAHGSALLQRAMIDGTRLWEFTPIEVGLLVAIAAGYVALGYVVFQYATRRARRLGVLGDY; from the coding sequence ATGACCGCACGGCGTCGCGACGCGAGCGATCCGCCGCGCACGGCTGGCGGCGCAGGTGAGACGCCCCGCACCGCCGGCTACTATCACCTTGCGCGGGCCGTCCTCTACCGGGAGTTCCTGATCTTCGTCCGGTATCCGGCGAACGCGATCGGCGGGATCGTCGTCTCGCTGTTCTTCTTCGGGGTCCTCTTTTACGGCGGGCGAATGGTCGCCGGCCAGGCGCTCACCGACTCGCTCGAGGGGATCATCGTCGGCTACTTCCTCTGGACGCTCTCGGTGGGCGCGTACTCCTCGATCTCGAACGACATCGCGAGCGAGGTGCAGTGGGGGACCCTCGAGCGCCACGTGATGACGCCGTTCGGCTTCGCGCCCGTCGCGCTGCTGAAAGGCGTCGCGAAGATCGTCCGGACGTTCGTCACCTCGACGATCATCCTGGCGGTGATGATCGCGATCAGCGGGACGACGCTCGAACTGCCGCTCCTGACGATCGTCGTCGTCGCGACGCTCAGCATCGTCTCGGTGCTCGGCCTCGGCCTCGCGGCCGGCGGCGTCACCGTCCTCTACAAGCAGATCGGCAACTGGCTCAACCTGCTCCAGTTCGGGTTCATTGTGCTCATCTCGGCCCCCGCGTTCGACCTCGGCTGGATGCGATACCTCCCCCTCGCCCACGGGAGCGCCCTCCTCCAGCGCGCGATGATAGACGGCACCCGCCTCTGGGAGTTCACGCCGATCGAGGTGGGACTGCTGGTCGCGATCGCGGCCGGCTACGTGGCACTTGGCTACGTCGTCTTCCAGTACGCGACGCGACGGGCGCGACGACTCGGCGTGCTCGGCGATTACTGA
- a CDS encoding aldo/keto reductase, which produces METRALGDTGHDSTVMTFGAIALNWLEQEGADQLVELVLDHGVNHFDVAPTYGDAERKLGPKLRQHREEIFLGCKTQEREYEGAKRKLERSLTRLGVETIDLYQIHGLEYEHELETITGEGGALEAFREARDEGLVDHIGLTSHGDPGLILDALDRIDDLETVMFPLNPVVVGKDDDEYDYEAVLERANELDVGTLGIKAFTNGPWPSTDELPEADRPYANWYEPVDTPAEIEERFDFAASQGLTSVVSPGDPKLVAMVLDAADRYDGMAEPAQRSLVERLRHEESPVPEQLHH; this is translated from the coding sequence ATGGAGACGCGCGCGCTGGGCGACACCGGCCACGATAGCACCGTAATGACTTTCGGCGCGATCGCGCTCAACTGGCTCGAGCAGGAGGGCGCCGACCAGTTGGTCGAACTCGTGCTCGATCACGGCGTCAATCACTTCGACGTCGCCCCGACCTACGGGGACGCGGAACGCAAACTGGGCCCGAAGCTTCGACAGCACCGCGAGGAGATCTTTCTCGGCTGCAAGACGCAGGAACGGGAGTACGAGGGCGCAAAGCGGAAACTCGAGCGGTCGCTCACCCGCCTCGGCGTCGAGACGATCGATCTCTACCAGATCCACGGGCTCGAGTACGAACACGAACTCGAGACGATCACGGGCGAGGGCGGCGCACTCGAGGCCTTTCGCGAGGCCCGAGACGAGGGTCTCGTCGATCACATCGGGCTGACCAGCCACGGCGATCCGGGGCTCATCCTGGACGCCCTCGACCGCATCGACGACCTGGAGACCGTAATGTTCCCGCTGAACCCGGTCGTCGTCGGCAAGGACGACGACGAGTACGACTACGAGGCGGTGCTCGAGCGCGCGAACGAACTGGACGTCGGGACGCTCGGCATCAAGGCCTTCACGAACGGACCGTGGCCATCGACCGACGAACTGCCGGAGGCCGACCGCCCGTACGCCAACTGGTACGAACCGGTCGATACGCCCGCCGAGATCGAGGAGCGATTCGACTTCGCGGCTTCGCAGGGGCTGACGAGCGTCGTCAGTCCGGGCGACCCGAAACTCGTCGCGATGGTCCTCGACGCGGCCGACCGCTACGACGGGATGGCCGAACCGGCACAGCGATCGCTCGTCGAGCGACTGCGCCACGAGGAGAGTCCCGTTCCCGAGCAACTCCACCACTGA
- a CDS encoding DNA methyltransferase, translated as MERRGDTVFPDFRFADNPGMDEVPDEEIGYPLGPVPKGDGVEYAFPGEPEEYPEMDFRRLANDLPDGRTIPNTTYLTHAIHKHPAIFIPHIPSYIIRQFTTPENADGDRPLVLDPFSGSGTSGLEAKVNGRDYLGVEINPLSRLVSEVSTSPIPPTTLDRAEDRYLDLLDETDDRRYEEYDAEFLDRTGKDHWFEPAAIRGLTRVRKALAAFKGSDFDPFEGLSDGERAAVDDLDLDRDELHERVNRWLTLLIANTVFEVSNADPGVSKAYKSKKMRRKIDAGEHPPDVLETHREQIAETKGNLVALWNDVYGTNYSGGTVQRTLGGYAEDGQSRGERIDGNDAHAAEVDIRLGDARTFSFEEYDEQVDLAVTSPPYINAMNYYRGSKLRLFWLYDFLEEDEKFDATELRKSIVGTNSVSMSTVDRDLPATLRSIWTGTDAEFEATRLPHLDEDIEAIHALDHNEAERKAYVTWSFFGVDMLQNLARVYEHLKPGGYYFFVIGENTIGERLIHSHKYVADIAQHLGKFEGTGGDFDADEGFRLVGSAWDEITNRDLFKGRKHEGGVIECEWVTILQKPPRESE; from the coding sequence ATGGAGCGACGAGGAGACACGGTGTTCCCCGACTTCCGGTTCGCGGACAATCCCGGCATGGACGAGGTCCCCGACGAGGAGATCGGGTACCCGCTCGGTCCCGTCCCAAAGGGCGACGGCGTCGAGTACGCGTTTCCGGGCGAACCGGAGGAGTATCCCGAGATGGATTTCCGACGGCTCGCGAACGACCTCCCCGACGGCCGCACGATTCCAAACACGACCTATCTGACCCACGCGATTCACAAGCACCCCGCGATCTTCATCCCGCACATCCCGAGTTACATCATTCGCCAGTTCACGACGCCGGAGAACGCGGACGGGGATCGGCCCCTCGTACTGGACCCGTTCTCCGGAAGCGGTACGTCGGGCCTCGAGGCCAAAGTCAACGGGCGCGACTACCTCGGCGTCGAGATCAACCCCCTGTCCCGCCTCGTGTCGGAGGTCTCGACGTCGCCCATCCCCCCGACGACGCTCGATCGCGCCGAGGACCGGTACCTCGACCTGCTCGACGAGACGGACGACAGGCGCTACGAGGAGTACGACGCGGAGTTCCTCGATCGGACGGGCAAGGACCACTGGTTCGAACCGGCCGCCATCCGCGGCCTCACTCGCGTCCGCAAGGCGCTCGCAGCGTTCAAGGGGAGTGACTTCGATCCGTTCGAGGGCCTTTCCGACGGCGAGCGGGCGGCGGTGGACGACCTCGATCTCGATCGCGACGAACTCCACGAGCGAGTGAACCGCTGGCTCACGCTCCTCATCGCGAATACCGTGTTCGAGGTCTCGAACGCGGACCCCGGCGTCTCGAAAGCCTACAAGTCGAAGAAGATGCGGCGGAAGATCGACGCCGGCGAACACCCGCCGGACGTACTGGAGACTCACCGGGAACAGATCGCGGAGACGAAAGGCAATCTCGTCGCGCTCTGGAACGACGTCTACGGGACGAACTACAGCGGCGGGACCGTCCAGCGCACGCTGGGTGGCTACGCCGAGGACGGCCAGTCGCGCGGGGAGCGGATCGACGGCAACGACGCACACGCCGCCGAGGTGGACATCCGCCTCGGCGACGCCCGGACGTTCAGTTTCGAGGAGTACGACGAACAGGTCGACCTCGCCGTCACGTCCCCGCCGTACATCAACGCGATGAACTACTACCGCGGGTCGAAGCTTCGCCTGTTCTGGCTGTACGACTTCCTCGAGGAGGACGAGAAGTTCGACGCGACGGAACTCCGGAAATCGATCGTCGGCACGAACTCCGTCTCGATGAGCACGGTCGACCGCGACCTGCCGGCGACGCTCCGGAGTATCTGGACGGGAACCGACGCGGAGTTCGAGGCGACACGCCTGCCCCACCTCGACGAGGACATCGAAGCGATTCACGCACTCGACCACAACGAGGCCGAGCGGAAGGCCTACGTGACGTGGTCGTTCTTCGGGGTCGACATGCTCCAGAACCTCGCACGAGTCTACGAGCACCTGAAGCCGGGCGGCTACTACTTCTTCGTCATCGGCGAGAACACGATCGGGGAACGGCTCATTCACTCCCACAAGTACGTGGCCGACATCGCCCAGCACCTCGGGAAGTTCGAGGGAACCGGCGGGGACTTCGACGCGGACGAGGGATTCAGGCTGGTCGGGTCCGCGTGGGACGAGATTACCAATCGCGACCTGTTCAAGGGCCGCAAGCACGAAGGCGGCGTCATCGAGTGCGAGTGGGTGACGATTTTGCAGAAACCGCCACGCGAATCCGAGTGA